One Methanofollis sp. DNA window includes the following coding sequences:
- a CDS encoding Nif3-like dinuclear metal center hexameric protein yields MDSADLVAHLERIAPPELAEEFDDGRIGLIVEGRMDVGAVCCALDATPAVAEAAARAGAGMLVVHHTPIWEPVTAVRGTTAGVLRPLLAHDIGLYVMHTNFDRAAGGVNDTLARILGLEEVRPMSLGRVGTCTCTLREMAARIGGNVRVYGDARDPATLAVV; encoded by the coding sequence ATGGATAGTGCAGACCTGGTTGCGCATCTGGAACGAATCGCGCCGCCGGAACTTGCTGAAGAATTCGACGACGGGCGGATCGGCCTCATCGTCGAAGGGAGGATGGACGTCGGGGCGGTCTGTTGCGCCCTCGACGCCACGCCTGCGGTGGCGGAGGCCGCCGCCCGCGCCGGGGCCGGCATGCTCGTCGTCCACCACACTCCCATCTGGGAACCAGTGACCGCTGTTCGCGGCACGACCGCCGGCGTCCTGCGGCCCCTGCTGGCGCACGACATCGGCCTCTATGTGATGCACACCAACTTCGACCGCGCGGCCGGCGGGGTGAACGACACCCTCGCCCGCATCCTCGGCCTTGAAGAGGTGCGGCCGATGTCGCTTGGACGCGTCGGCACCTGCACCTGCACCCTCAGGGAGATGGCCGCCCGCATCGGCGGGAATGTCAGGGTGTACGGCGACGCACGCGACCCCGCCACCCTTGCAGTCGTCG